The Achromobacter deleyi genome has a window encoding:
- the recJ gene encoding single-stranded-DNA-specific exonuclease RecJ: MVSPRLTIRPADLAACHALEAAGVHPLLARLWAARGVTHPDQTRLAWPSLLPPAGLTHSAHAAGVLADAIQAGNKLLIVADYDCDGATACAVGLRALSAMGADVDFLVPNRFETGYGLSPAVVDLACQHRAGKPDIIITVDNGIASVDGVAAANAAGIGVVITDHHLPGDTLPDALAIVNPNQPGCGFPSKNLAGVGVIFYMMLALRAELRRRGVYAADGGPRLDALSDLVALGTVADVVKLDANNRLLVTQGLQRMRSGRLQPGLRALFAVAGREPRSANGFDLGFALGPRINAAGRLADMSLGIACLTTDDEAQALEMARELDNINRERRTIEAEMREQALAAMEEPNASAGATVCVFDPGWHQGVVGLVASRLKEKFWRPTLAFAPAGDDEIRGSGRSIPDVHLRDALDLVSKRHPNLIRKFGGHAMAAGLTLGKADFPAFAPAFDAAVRELTGRDTFEPVIETDGSLETGYANADVAGMLQQQVWGAGFAAPLFLDEFVVRNQRLVGEKHLKLSLERGHQRFDAIWFGHDQSLPEHIQAAYRLEQNVWNGMVSVQLVIEHAA; the protein is encoded by the coding sequence GTGGTCTCACCCCGCTTAACCATCCGCCCGGCCGACCTGGCCGCCTGCCACGCCCTGGAAGCCGCGGGCGTCCATCCCCTGCTGGCGCGCCTGTGGGCCGCCCGCGGGGTGACGCATCCCGACCAGACCAGGCTGGCCTGGCCGTCGCTGTTGCCGCCTGCCGGCCTGACGCATTCCGCGCACGCCGCCGGCGTCCTGGCCGACGCCATCCAGGCCGGCAACAAGCTGCTCATCGTGGCCGACTACGATTGCGACGGCGCCACCGCCTGCGCGGTCGGATTGCGCGCCCTGTCCGCCATGGGCGCGGACGTGGACTTCCTGGTCCCCAACCGCTTCGAGACCGGCTACGGCCTGTCTCCCGCCGTCGTGGACCTGGCCTGCCAGCACCGCGCCGGCAAGCCCGACATCATCATCACGGTGGACAACGGCATCGCCAGCGTGGACGGCGTGGCCGCCGCCAACGCCGCCGGCATCGGCGTGGTCATCACCGACCACCACTTGCCGGGCGACACCCTGCCGGATGCCCTGGCCATCGTGAACCCCAACCAGCCCGGCTGCGGCTTTCCTTCCAAGAACCTGGCCGGCGTGGGCGTCATCTTCTACATGATGCTGGCCCTGCGCGCCGAGCTGCGCCGCCGCGGCGTCTACGCCGCCGACGGGGGCCCCCGCCTGGACGCGCTGTCCGACCTGGTGGCGCTGGGCACGGTGGCCGACGTGGTCAAGCTGGACGCCAACAACCGCCTGCTCGTCACGCAGGGCCTGCAGCGCATGCGCAGCGGCCGCCTGCAGCCGGGGCTGCGCGCGCTGTTCGCCGTCGCCGGCCGCGAGCCGCGCAGCGCCAACGGTTTCGACCTGGGCTTTGCGCTGGGTCCGCGCATCAACGCCGCCGGCCGGCTGGCCGACATGAGCCTGGGCATTGCCTGCCTGACGACCGACGACGAAGCCCAGGCGCTGGAAATGGCCCGCGAACTCGACAACATCAACCGCGAACGCCGCACGATCGAAGCCGAGATGCGCGAGCAGGCCCTGGCCGCGATGGAAGAGCCCAACGCATCGGCGGGCGCCACCGTCTGCGTGTTCGATCCGGGCTGGCACCAGGGCGTCGTGGGCCTGGTGGCCTCGCGCCTGAAGGAGAAATTCTGGCGCCCCACGCTGGCTTTCGCCCCCGCGGGCGACGACGAGATCCGCGGCTCCGGCCGCTCGATCCCCGACGTGCACCTGCGCGACGCGCTGGACCTGGTGTCCAAGCGCCATCCCAACCTGATCCGCAAGTTCGGCGGCCATGCCATGGCGGCCGGCCTGACGCTGGGCAAGGCCGACTTTCCCGCCTTCGCGCCCGCCTTCGACGCCGCCGTGCGCGAGTTGACGGGGCGCGACACCTTCGAGCCCGTGATCGAAACCGATGGATCGCTGGAAACGGGCTACGCCAATGCCGACGTGGCCGGCATGCTGCAGCAGCAGGTCTGGGGCGCGGGCTTCGCCGCCCCCCTGTTCCTGGACGAGTTCGTGGTGCGCAACCAGCGCCTGGTGGGTGAAAAGCACCTGAAGCTGTCGCTGGAACGCGGCCACCAGCGCTTTGACGCCATCTGGTTCGGCCACGACCAGTCCCTGCCGGAACACATCCAGGCCGCCTACCGCCTGGAGCAGAACGTCTGGAACGGCATGGTGTCGGTACAGCTGGTCATCGAACACGCCGCATAA